A single Polyodon spathula isolate WHYD16114869_AA chromosome 6, ASM1765450v1, whole genome shotgun sequence DNA region contains:
- the LOC121317027 gene encoding solute carrier family 22 member 2-like: MTTFDEILVEAGEFGRFQKCVFGLFCLVSIPCAGVFVGIVFQGFTPEHWCRNPVVEDLRGKCGWTLEEERKYTVPLINTTTGPAYSQCQRYDVDWNSTIGCSSPQLNFTVNYGNDVPLTTCQDGWVFDYKQRSSFVTEFDLVCSDAWMVDLFQSILNLGVLMGTIVMGYVADRYGRKLCFLVSTLANAITGILVAVSPNYIALVIFRGLFGFAMKGGWVTGYVLLTELVGVDYRRTVGIIYQMFFSVGILILPLIAYLIPNWRWLQVAITAPYFFFLLYYWWIPESPRWLLSQKRPSEAVTLAKEISKVNGKTLSKNVEALTDDNEELLRPSFLDLVRTPKMRKHTFILMINWFTSAVVYQGLIMRLGILGGNVYVDFLISGVVEFPAAFLIIVTIERMGRRIPFTLSNIVSGAACLIAAFIPADEYWAKTLTACIGRLGITIAFQMVCFVNAELYPTFVRNLAVSVCSTLCDIGGIVAPFLLYRLAVIWLELPLVIFGILAFIAGGLVLLLPETKGRPLPETIDDIENPKRTKETKTYQLVTLLPSDVTTNKVSTSV, translated from the exons ATGACGACCTTCGATGAGATCCTGGTGGAGGCCGGGGAGTTCGGGAGGTTTCAGAAGTGTGTCTTTGGGTTGTTTTGTCTGGTGTCCATACCGTGTGCTGGCGTCTTTGTGGGAATCGTTTTTCAAGGCTTCACACCCGAACACTGGTGTCGGAACCCAGTGGTGGAAGATCTGCGGGGCAAATGTGGCTGGACTCTGGAAGAGGAGAGGAAGTACACAGTTCCTCTAATTAACACAACGACTGGCCCGGCATACAGCCAGTGCCAGAGGTATGATGTAGACTGGAACAGCACCATTGGCTGTAGCAGTCCTCAGCTAAATTTCACCGTTAACTATGGAAACGATGTACCGCTGACTACCTGCCAAGATGGCTGGGTATTTGACTATAAGCAGAGGAGCTCCTTTGTTACTGAG TTTGATCTGGTGTGTTCTGATGCCTGGATGGTGGATCTCTTCCAGTCAATACTCAATCTTGGCGTTCTGATGGGAACGATAGTCATGGGTTATGTAGCAGACAG gtatGGCCGAAAGTTATGTTTTCTAGTGTCAACACTGGCCAATGCAATTACTGGAATACTTGTGGCTGTCTCGCCCAATTACATTGCTCTGGTCATATTCCGGGGTCTGTTTGGATTTGCCATGAAAGGTGGCTGGGTGACAGGCTATGTGCTCC TCACAGAATTGGTTGGAGTGGACTACAGGAGGACAGTAGGAATCATCTACCAGATGTTCTTCAGTGTTGGAATTCTCATTCTGCCACTCATTGCTTACCTCATTCCAAACTGGCGTTGGTTACAAGTGGCCATCACTGCCCCCTATTTCTTCTTTTTGCTCTACTACTG GTGGATTCCAGAATCTCCAAGATGGCTTCTGTCCCAAAAAAGGCCTAGCGAAGCTGTGACACTTGCTAAAGAGATCTCTAAAGTGAACGGGAAAACACTGTCCAAAAACGTGGAG GCTCTTACAGATGACAATGAAGAGCTTTTGCGACCATCTTTTCTTGACTTAGTCAGGACTCCCAAGATGAGAAAACACACTTTCATTTTAATGATTAATTG GTTCACAAGCGCAGTTGTTTATCAAGGCCTCATAATGCGTCTTGGAATCCTGGGGGGAAATGTCTACGTAGACTTCCTTATCTCTGGAGTTGTCGAGTTTCCAGCTGCTTTTCTCATTATAGTGACCATTGAACGGATGGGAAGACGCATTCCCTTCACGCTTTCTAACATAGTTTCGGGGGCTGCTTGTTTAATAGCTGCTTTTATACCAGCAG atGAATACTGGGCTAAAACTTTGACTGCCTGTATTGGCAGACTGGGTATTACCATAGCTTTTCAGATGGTTTGTTTTGTGAACGCTGAATTGTACCCTACTTTTGTGAG GAATCTTGCGGTTTCTGTGTGCTCCACCCTGTGTGATATTGGAGGGATTGTTGCACCATTCCTTCTCTATAGGCTAGCAGTTATATGGCTGGAGCTACCGCTGGTTATTTTTG GAATTCTTGCCTTCATTGCTGGGGGACTGGTCCTTTTACTGCCTGAAACCAAAGGTAGGCCATTGCCAGAGACGATTGACGATATTGAAAACCCTAAAAG gactAAAGAAACCAAAACTTACCAGCTTGTCACATTGTTACCTTCAGATGTCACAACTAATAAAGTCTCCACTTCTGTTTGA